One genomic window of Fusarium fujikuroi IMI 58289 draft genome, chromosome FFUJ_chr01 includes the following:
- a CDS encoding related to calcineurin responsive zinc-finger protein, protein MDQQAQRGRSPSAGHQQPHINHSHSPSPAPYQHNDPSVGLGLTLDQSAQQSYEAFNSSGFLSPQQSPSFLPPAHQLSNSFAQANLSDPAILDPNNSTSFGQQPATSDTSLPFNSQAQAAYLSPNLNDNDFSLFPNTSGQGDQFSAPLFDQSTLNPNDMNTMASQGHHSPTPPHLFQHDAQQPGSAHQSPAFNQHQFSSPPSHSRHTSLGPADALLPNQIADWNQPQFQRHRRTPSEYSDVSSVAPSPNLVSAESFETDVGGHSPAHHPSDGSLYQEVLSMGNFSLSDPQVGGSPGHQGRSPSHSPAISPRIVPQQMPDLNQLNQNSFGLAGPHNPYGVPSTYPDVSAPIEAFPSLQPSGADLSSMAPPAINIDFAPTNAKQGAFDTPKSRMDQDSLTPPDRGRPRSRPRAVTDPFHPGGGLLGRQGNANIISPSLGADLAARADSRSLSPLDRQAGTSPSRRRQSTSAVPNNVIALRLADPEYQNNQDSGAAKRVQKHPATFQCTLCPKRFTRAYNLRSHLRTHTDERPFVCTVCGKAFARQHDRKRHESLHSGEKKFVCKGDLKVGGQWGCGRRFARADALGRHFRSEAGRICIKPLLDEEMMERQRLWQQQRMQQNMAQSMAVASSMPMDGPIYPMDPSGNPMLPAALLAQYPALAQLNWSTPDVNAGMDDEVSGRSSFDASDYDENEDGGYVSGPGTGFGEGGMGQGFGEMGYASDFGGR, encoded by the exons ATggaccaacaagctcaacgagGCCGGTCGCCTTCGGCTGgccatcaacagcctcatATAAACCATTCTCATTCCCCTTCGCCGGCGCCCTATCAGCATAACGATCCATctgttggtcttggtctcacTCTCGACCAGTCCGCTCAACAATCTTACGAGGCCTTCAACAGTTCAGGTTTTCTTAGCCCTCAGCAATCGCCTTCTTTCCTTCCTCCCGCGCATCAACTGAGCAACTCCTTCGCTCAAGCCAATTTGTCCGACCCCGCTATTCTCGATCCCAATAACAGCACCTCATTCGGACAACAGCCTGCCACCTCCGACACTTCGCTACCCTTCAATAGCCAGGCTCAGGCAGCTTACCTGTCGCCGAACCTCAACGATAACgacttctctctctttccgAATACTAGTGGTCAGGGCGACCAGTTCAGCGCCCCCTTGTTTGACCAGTCTACACTCAATCCTAACGACATGAATACCATGGCGTCGCAAGGGCATCACTCGCCCACCCCTCCTCATCTATTCCAGCACGATGCTCAACAACCTGGTTCTGCTCACCAGTCGCCCGCTTTTAACCAGCACCAGTTCTCTTCACCACCTAGCCATTCGCGACATACTTCACTCGGCCCAGCAGATGCTTTGCTCCCAAACCAGATAGCTGATTGGAACCAGCCTCAATTCCAGCGCCACCGTCGCACGCCCTCCGAGTACTCAGACGTTTCGTCCGTGGCTCCATCACCGAACCTTGTTAGTGCCGAGTCCTTTGAGACTGATGTCGGTGGGCACTCGCCTGCACACCACCCTTCTGATGGCAGTCTATATCAAGAGGTTTTGAGTATGGGTAACTTTAGTCTCTCCGACCCTCAAGTCGGTGGTAGTCCTGGACACCAGGGTCGTAGTCCTTCCCATAGTCCCGCAATCAGCCCCCGCATTGTTCCTCAGCAGATGCCGGACCTGAACCAGCTGAATCAAAACAGTTTTGGTTTGGCAGGTCCTCACAATCCATATGGAGTTCCCTCTACCTATCCTGACGTTTCAGCGCCCATCGAGGccttcccttccctccaGCCTTCGGGCGCTGATTTGTCGTCGATGGCACCTCCTGCGATCAACATTGACTTTGCGCCTACAAATGCTAAACAAGGTGCTTTTGATACTCCCAAATCTCGTATGGATCAGGATTCGTTGACCCCGCCAGACAGAG GTCGCCCCCGATCCCGTCCACGTGCAGTGACAGATCCTTTCCATCCTGGTGGCGGTCTGCTAGGTCGCCAAGGCAatgccaacatcatctcgCCCTCCCTAGGCGCCGACttagcagcaagagcagacTCCAGATCTTTATCTCCCCTGGACAGGCAAGCAGGGACTTCACCTTCCAGGAGAAGACAGTCCACATCGGCTGTCCCCAACAACGTTATCGCTCTCAGACTGGCCGATCCTGAGTACCAGAACAACCAGGACAGCGGGGCTGCCAAGCGGGTTCAGAAACACCCTGCCACTTTCCAGTGCACATTGTGTCCCAAACGATTTACGCGTGCGTATAACTTGCGTTCACATCTGAGAACGCACACAGATGAGCGTCCTTTTGTGTGTACAGTATGCGGCAAGGCTTTTGCTAGACAACACGACCGCAAACGACACGAGAGTCTTCACTCCGGAGAAAAGAAGTTTGTATGTAAAGGCGATCTCAAGGTTGGAGGTCAATGGGGATGTGGTAGAAGATTTGCCCGTGCCGATGCTCTAGGCCGTCATTTCAGGTCCGAAGCTGGCCGCATCTGCATTAAGCCTCTACTAGATGAAGAAATGATGGAACGACAGCGACTCTGGCAACAACAACGGATGCAGCAGAACATGGCGCAGAGCATGGCTGTTGCATCCAGTATGCCAATGGATGGCCCTATTTATCCTATGGACCCCTCTGGCAACCCAATGCTTCCAGCGGCTCTCTTGGCCCAGTATCCTGCATTAGCTCAGCTGAACTGGTCTACACCTGATGTGAACGCTGGCATGGACGACGAGGTTAGTGGCCGTTCATCGTTTGATGCCAGCGACTACGACGAAAACGAAGACGGTGGGTATGTGAGTGGCCCTGGCACAGGGTTTGGTGAGGGTGGGATGGGTCAAGGCTTTGGTGAAATGGGATATGCGAGCGACTTCGGGGGCCGGTAA